The sequence TCGAGTTCCCCAACGGCGTGCAAGGGTTGGCTTTCAACCTGGAAGAGCACTCCGTTGGCGTGATCATCCTGGGCGACTATCTGAGCATTCGCGAAGGGGAAGAGGTCCGCAGCACGGGCCGCTTGCTCAGCGTGCCGGTCGGCGACGCCCTGTTGGGTCGCGTGGTCGATCCGCTGGGCAACCCGCTGGACGGCAAGGGCCCGATCGCCAGTAGCGAGCGCCGCCCAGTCGAAAGCATGGCCCCCGGCGTGGCCGAGCGCCAGCCTGTGCGCGAGCCGCTGCAAACCGGGCTCAAGGCCATCGACGCCATGACGCCCATCGGCCGCGGCCAGCGCGAATTGGTCATCGGTGACCGCAAGACCGGCAAGACCGCCATCGGCCTGGACGCGATCATCAACCAGAAGAACTCGGGCGTGAAGTGCTTCTACGTCGCGGTCGGTCAAAAGGAATCGACCGTCGCCGGCGTGATCGAAGCCTTGCGCCACCACGGCGCGATGGACTATACGACGGTCATCGTCGCCGGCGCCAGCGACCCGGCCCCGCTGCAATACATCGCCCCCTACGCGGGCACGGCGATGGCCGAATACTTCATGTACAACGGGCAGCACTCGCTGATCATTTACGACGACTTGTCGAAGCAGGCCCAGGCTTATCGCCAGTTGTCGCTGCTGATGCGTCGTCCCCCCGGACGCGAAGCCTACCCGGGCGACGTGTTCTACGCCCACAGCCGGTTGCTCGAACGCTCGTCCAAGCTGAGCGACGCACTGGGCGGCGGCTCGCTGACCAGCTTGCCGATCATCGAGACCCTGGAAGGGGAAGTCTCGGCGTACATCCCGACGAACGTCATCTCGATCACCGATGGCCAGATTTACCTGCAGCCCGACTTGTTCTTTGCCGGCCAGCGTCCGGCCATGAACGTCGGTATCTCGGTGTCGCGCGTCGGCGGTGCCGCTCAGATTCCGGCCATGAAGACCGTGGCCGGCGGTTTGCGTCTGCAACTGGCGGCCTTCCGCGAGTTGGAAGCGTTCGCCCAGTTGGGTACCGACCTGGACCCGGCCACGCAACAGCGGTTGGATCGCGGTTACCGGATGATCGAGTTGTTGAAGCAAGGTCAGTACGCGCCGCTGGATGTGCTCGACGAGGTGCTCAGCATTTACGCCGGCACGCGCGGTCACC comes from Planctomycetota bacterium and encodes:
- a CDS encoding F0F1 ATP synthase subunit alpha, with the translated sequence MKFKADEIASVLQQEIEHYQSQIDVREVGRVLEVGDGIARVYGLSGVMAGEMVEFPNGVQGLAFNLEEHSVGVIILGDYLSIREGEEVRSTGRLLSVPVGDALLGRVVDPLGNPLDGKGPIASSERRPVESMAPGVAERQPVREPLQTGLKAIDAMTPIGRGQRELVIGDRKTGKTAIGLDAIINQKNSGVKCFYVAVGQKESTVAGVIEALRHHGAMDYTTVIVAGASDPAPLQYIAPYAGTAMAEYFMYNGQHSLIIYDDLSKQAQAYRQLSLLMRRPPGREAYPGDVFYAHSRLLERSSKLSDALGGGSLTSLPIIETLEGEVSAYIPTNVISITDGQIYLQPDLFFAGQRPAMNVGISVSRVGGAAQIPAMKTVAGGLRLQLAAFRELEAFAQLGTDLDPATQQRLDRGYRMIELLKQGQYAPLDVLDEVLSIYAGTRGHLDKVPRDQVATWEREFHQYMHANQAAFMTKLKETKKLEIDKATDTSADLEAAIAAFQKQYAAAHGKK